From one Rhodoferax sp. PAMC 29310 genomic stretch:
- a CDS encoding Rap1a/Tai family immunity protein, giving the protein MKLARFFVFVGSLAVLTSASAMSLRELRGLELSDKKQGEAYANYYLVGVMEGAMEANAFHVRAGAKPLFCQNGRRLEPRMVRSLYDTELKRNSELYEADMGVPLVMANALATAYPCE; this is encoded by the coding sequence ATGAAGCTCGCCCGGTTCTTCGTGTTCGTTGGAAGCCTTGCAGTGCTGACCAGTGCCTCCGCCATGAGCCTGCGCGAACTGCGCGGTTTGGAGTTGTCGGACAAGAAACAGGGCGAGGCCTATGCGAACTATTACCTGGTGGGGGTCATGGAAGGCGCCATGGAGGCCAATGCCTTTCATGTTCGCGCCGGCGCCAAACCCCTGTTTTGCCAGAATGGCCGCCGTTTGGAACCGCGCATGGTGCGCTCACTGTATGACACAGAGCTGAAACGCAATAGCGAGCTGTATGAGGCTGACATGGGTGTCCCCCTGGTCATGGCCAATGCCTTGGCCACGGCTTATCCGTGTGAATGA